From Methylocystis sp. ATCC 49242, one genomic window encodes:
- a CDS encoding DUF47 domain-containing protein, which translates to MLSWFQALMPREERFFDLFEKHAETLVAGSKGLRTLLEGGDNVFPCSQEIRRQEHEADAITRDTLLAVRRTFITPFDRSDIRDLITAMDDTIDQMHQTAKATLLYETREFDPQMRRMGDIIVQAADLTRAAIPLLRAMHQNAGKLNSFSEEISRIEEEADGIHDQGLKELFRAHRHSDPMAFVVGAEIYGHLEKVVDGFEDVANRVTGIVIEHN; encoded by the coding sequence ATGCTGTCTTGGTTTCAGGCGCTCATGCCCAGAGAGGAGCGTTTCTTCGACCTCTTCGAGAAGCACGCGGAGACGCTTGTCGCGGGATCGAAGGGGTTGCGGACGCTTCTGGAGGGCGGTGACAACGTCTTTCCATGCAGCCAGGAAATTCGCCGTCAGGAACACGAGGCTGACGCGATCACGCGCGACACGCTGCTCGCCGTGCGGCGCACCTTCATCACGCCATTCGACCGCAGCGACATCCGTGATCTGATCACCGCGATGGACGATACGATCGATCAGATGCATCAGACAGCCAAGGCGACGCTTCTCTATGAGACGCGGGAGTTCGATCCGCAAATGCGTCGGATGGGGGACATCATCGTGCAGGCCGCGGATCTGACCCGCGCGGCGATTCCGCTGCTGCGCGCGATGCATCAGAACGCCGGCAAACTGAACAGCTTCAGCGAGGAAATCTCCCGCATCGAGGAAGAGGCCGACGGGATCCACGACCAGGGGCTGAAGGAGCTGTTCCGCGCGCATCGCCACAGTGATCCGATGGCTTTCGTGGTCGGAGCCGAGATCTACGGCCATCTGGAGAAGGTCGTCGATGGTTTCGAGGATGTGGCGAATCGGGTGACGGGCATCGTCATCGAGCACAACTGA
- a CDS encoding DUF2865 domain-containing protein, whose amino-acid sequence MKTETEAMRRIRPIFAAIAAGLAAAFLLAPAEGQAEGLLEFLFGPDPTPARPSAPPPRAPRDSASSRRASAHKGAVGELRFAKPGEGGPGQGEPSTGGYCVRICDGYYFPLIKSTRATRQQSCEFACPSAPMEIYDGGSIETARNYKGERYTALKTAFAFRDKASVNCSCNDPKSSAAFFERTALTDPTLHSGDIVVEANGAFVYSGTTLVPLNRASFVPSQVRQRLRMVLNRAPARNPSLSEILTPQEQAVELSKADRTGTTTR is encoded by the coding sequence ATGAAAACGGAAACAGAAGCAATGCGGCGCATCCGTCCAATATTTGCAGCGATCGCCGCGGGCCTTGCAGCGGCATTTCTGTTGGCTCCCGCGGAAGGGCAGGCCGAGGGCCTGCTCGAATTTCTCTTCGGTCCGGACCCGACGCCGGCCAGGCCTTCGGCTCCGCCGCCGCGCGCGCCCCGCGATTCGGCGTCGAGCCGCCGCGCGAGCGCCCATAAAGGCGCCGTCGGCGAGTTGCGTTTCGCCAAGCCTGGAGAAGGGGGGCCGGGACAGGGCGAGCCGTCGACGGGCGGCTACTGTGTGCGCATCTGCGACGGCTATTATTTCCCCTTGATAAAATCGACCCGCGCCACGCGGCAGCAATCCTGCGAATTCGCCTGTCCTTCCGCGCCGATGGAGATCTACGACGGCGGGAGCATAGAGACGGCGCGCAATTACAAGGGCGAACGCTATACGGCGCTCAAGACAGCCTTCGCCTTCCGCGACAAGGCGTCTGTCAACTGCTCCTGCAATGACCCGAAATCCTCGGCGGCATTTTTCGAGCGCACCGCGCTCACGGACCCCACGCTGCACTCCGGCGACATCGTCGTCGAGGCCAACGGCGCCTTCGTTTACAGTGGAACGACACTGGTGCCGCTCAACCGCGCATCTTTCGTGCCGTCGCAGGTTCGCCAGCGTCTCCGGATGGTCCTGAATCGCGCTCCGGCGAGGAACCCGTCGCTATCCGAGATTTTGACGCCGCAAGAACAGGCGGTCGAGCTAAGCAAGGCCGATCGGACCGGAACCACAACGCGTTAG
- a CDS encoding ETC complex I subunit codes for MTARIYRPAPSATQSGPGAVKPWRLDFDPESPRTIDPLMGWTSSGDMKQQVRLRFDTKEEAIAYAERNGIPYRVEEPKENLAARRTASYSDNFKTSRIGLWTH; via the coding sequence ATGACCGCCCGAATCTATCGTCCGGCGCCGAGCGCCACCCAATCAGGTCCGGGAGCCGTCAAACCGTGGCGGCTCGATTTCGATCCGGAATCGCCGCGCACGATCGACCCGCTGATGGGCTGGACCAGCTCCGGCGACATGAAGCAGCAGGTGCGCCTGCGATTCGACACCAAGGAAGAGGCGATCGCCTACGCAGAGCGCAACGGCATTCCTTATCGCGTCGAGGAGCCCAAGGAGAACCTTGCGGCGCGGCGCACAGCTTCCTATTCGGATAATTTCAAGACCAGCCGCATCGGTCTCTGGACACATTGA